GCCTTCTGGAACATTGGGATTCGCATTGAGGATGACGCCGTAATTAATGACTCTGGATGCGAATTGATTTCGCGTGGCGTACCGGTCAAATCGGATGAGATTGAAGCGCTCATGAAAAACTCGTAGAGCTGACTAAAAAATGAGCTCATCTAATTGCGACATTTTGATTCAAGGCGGCGGTCCAGTAGGGTTGGCCTGTGCCGCCTGGACATTACAAAAATTTCCGGATGCCAGGATCACATTGCTTGATCGCAACCCGGTAAGCGATGAAGATCTAGCAAACTCAGACAGTCGTGGTATCGCCCTCTCACATGGTAGCAAGCTGTTACTCGACACCATTCATGCCTGGCCAAAAGAGTCTGCACAAATTCATCAAGTACATGTTTCTCAAGCTGGGCGCTTTGGCCGCGCACTAATGACACGTGAAGAACTTAAGCAAGATGCTCTAGGGCACATCATTCGCTATCGCGATATCCATGTCACGCTTCGCCAAGCTCTTAGGGGAATTCAAACAATAAGTAAAAACTTCGTTTGGCGGCATATTAGTGATGGCGCGGAAGAAAATACTATTCAGGCTAAATGCATTGTGCATGCTGAGGGTGGATTGTTTAAGAAGCAAGATTGGGTGGAATCTGGTCGTGATTATGGCCAATCTGCTTTAGTTGGCCTAGTAGAAGTAGAAAATGCAGCGCCCCACCAAGCCTGGGAGCGTTTTACATCAGAGGGCCCTCTAGCAGTTCTGCCAAGTCACTATGGTTCTAACATTCTGAATCTCGTTTGGTGTGGTTCGCCCGCTTCATCACAACACCGCTTACAACTGAGTGATGCAGATTTTTTAGATGCATTACAAAATGAATTTGGTTCACGCATTGGACGCTTTTTAAAGATTCAAGATCGTCGCTTATACGAACTGGGTCTGAACTACCGTAAAGAAATCACCAAAGATAATGAAGTTTGGATTGGTAATGCTGCGCAAACTCTGCACCCTGTAGCAGGACAAGGCCTTAACTTGGGTCTGCGTGATGCCTACCTTTTGTCAGAAAAATTGGTTGGGGCATTTTCTGGATCTGAGCAATCTCCCATCGAAATCCAAAACGCTCTCCAAAGCTATGCCCAAAGTCGCAAAGCTGATAGAACAACCACCATTGGGCTGACAGACTTTATGGCCAGAGTATTTACATCCAATCTAGCCCCGATTGTGCTCGCTCGCGGACTAGCTTTATCGGCCCTTCAGTGGGTTCCGTCAGTCAAGACAGCCTTAGCCCGCCAGATGATGTTTGGCAGGCGCTAAAGGGCTTAAATCGCCCTCAAAATCCAAGCTCTCCGCATTTGATCTAAAACAAGCAATCTGCCTAAAAAATAGGCAGATTTAGGGTTGATTGTGCTAAAGTGTCATGCTTTCGGCCCAAGCCGACACTGCAATAGCGAATTTCTCAATTCCCAAGCCTTTTTAGATGAATATTGGTCCTCACTTACTCGCAAACAAGCTTTTTGTGGCCCCTATGGCCGGGGTAACTGATCGTCCTTTTAGACAGCTTTGCAAAAAATTAGGTGCTGGCTATGCCGTCTCTGAAATGGTGGCCTCTAATGCCCTGCTTTGGAAAAGCGAAAAAACGCAACGTCGCGCAAATCACGTTGGCGAATTCAAACCGATCGCCGTACAAATTGCAGGCGCCGATCCTGCCATGATGGCGGCGGCTGCAAAAATCAACGTAGATCATGGCGCCCAAATTATTGATATCAACATGGGCTGTCCCGCAAAAAAAGTTTGTAATGTTGCTGCAGGCTCTGCGTTATTACGTGACGAACCTTTGGTTCAACAAATTTTGGAGGCGGTCGTTAATGCTGTTGGAGTTGGCCCAGACGCAGTGCCAGTCACTTTGAAGATTCGTACCGGTTGGGATCGTGAACATAAAAATGCAATTGAGATTGCGCGCTTGGCTGAAAAAAGTGGCATCTCCATGTTGACTGTTCACGGCCGCACTAGAGCAGACCTGTATCACGGCGAAGCAGAATACGAAACGATTACCGCCGTTAAAAATAGTGTGGGCATACCGGTGGTGGCTAATGGCGACATCAATAGCCCTGAAAAAGCAGAGCAAGTTTTAAAGGTCACCGGTGCAGACGCCATCATGATTGGTCGAGCCGCACAAGGACGCCCTTGGATTTTTCGAGAAATCAATCATTACCTAGAAACTGGTGGCAAGCTTCCGACCCCGGAGATCAATGAGATCCAGGCCATCATGAATGCTCACCTTCTGGATCACTATGAGTTTTACGGCGAGCACATTGGCCTTCGCACCGCACGTAAACACATTGGCTGGTATTGCAAGGGCTTACGTGACTCACATGCTTTCCGCCAGCGCATGAATACTGCTGATGATTGCAAAACGCAACTACAAATGGTGAATGATTATTTTGATGAGATGAAATCTCATTCTGACCGTTTGCTGTTTTTAGAAGCTGCTTAATTATTTTTTTTTATATTTGTTTTTGTATTGATAGATTGTTATGACCAATAAGCACCCAATTACTGAATGTATTGAAACCCAATTACAAGGTTACCTAAATGACCTTAAAGGAACGGCACCTACTGATATCTATCAAATGGTATTGGCTGTTGTAGAAAAGCCGATGCTGGAGTTAGTGATGCAACATGCCAAACACAACCAGTCCCTAGCAGCTCAATACCTCGGTATTAATCGCAATACCCTTCATAAGAAGTTAGTTGAACATCAGCTACTGAAATAAGAATCAACAGTCTTTAACGTAATTTTTAATTAAACCCTCCGAAAAATATGATCCGTACAGCCCTTCTCTCTGTCTCCGATAAAAATGGCATCGTGCCTTTTGCTAAAGCCCTTCATGATCAAGGTATCAAGCTAATTTCAACCGGAGGCACCGCAAAGCTCTTGGCTGGGAACAATTTGCCTGTTGTAGAAGTTTCGTCCCTGACTAAATTTCCAGAAATGCTTGATGGCCGCGTTAAAACGCTCCACCCCATGGTGCATGGCGGTCTACTAGCGCGCAGAGGCTTCCCGGAACATATGGCGGCGCTTAAAGAGCACGGCATCGACACAATCGACATGCTGGTAATTAATCTGTATCCATTTAATGAGACTGTTGCCAAGGAAAACTGCTCATTTGAAGATGCGGTTGAAAATATTGATATCGGCGGTCCAGCCATGTTGCGCGCTGCCGCCAAGAATCATCAAGACGTTACCGTACTGATTTCACCCGAAGATTACGCCCCAGTCTTGGCTGAAATGAAATCCAATAAGAATGTTGTTTCATACAAGACCAATTTAGCTTTAGCTAAAAAAGTATTTGCTCATACCGCCCAATATGATGGTGCAATCGCCAACTATCTCTCAGCGTTGGGTGATGACTTAGATCATAAGGCTCGCTCTGCCCATCCAGAAACCCTGCATCTTGCCTTTGAAAAGGTACAAGAGATGCGTTATGGAGAGAACCCACATCAGTCTGCTGCTTTCTACAAAGATATTTATCCTGTAGATGGTGCGCTTGCAAACTACAAGCAATTGCAGGGCAAAGAACTTTCCTATAACAATATTGCCGATGCTGATTCAGCCTGGGAATGTGTCAAGAGCTTTACCGGCAATGCTGGCGGCGCTGCTGCGTGCGTCATCATCAAACACGCCAATCCTTGCGGTGTAGCCGTTGGTGCGACAGCGCCTGAAGCCTACCAAAAAGCATTTAAAACCGACCCAAGCTCTGCCTTTGGCGGCATCATTGCATTTAACGTTCCATGTGATGGCGCTGCAGCTGAAGCCATCTCCAAACAGTTTGTGGAAGTATTAATTGCCCCTGGCTTTAGCGATGAAGCAAAAGCAATTTTTGCTGCCAAACAAAATGTTCGTCTTTTGGAAATCCCACTAGGTACTGCGTTTAATACATTTGATTTCAAACGCGTAGGTGGTGGCTTGCTTGTGCAATCCCCTGATGCGAAGAATGTTCTTGAAAATGAAATGCGTGTTGTGAGCAAACGCTTGCCAACCCCAAGCGAGATGCACGACATGATGTTTGCATGGCGCGTTGCTAAGTTTGTGAAGTCTAATGCAATCGTATATTGCGCAAATGGCATGACACTCGGAATTGGTGCAGGCCAAATGAGTCGCGTGGACTCTGCCCGCATGGCTAGCATCAAGGCAGAGAATGCTGGTCTTAGCCTGAAAGGCTCTGCGGTGGCAAGCGATGCGTTCTTCCCATTCCGCGATGGCCTAGATGTAGTTGTCAATGGTGGCGCAAGTTGCGCAATTCAACCGGGTGGCAGCATGCGTGATGATGAAATCATTGCGGCAGCTGATGAGCACGGCATTGCCATGATCTTTACTGGCACCCGCCTCTTCCGTCACTAAGCAAGCTCAATCAACATGCGCTGGATAGGAATCGACCCAGGTCTTCGTACTACCGGTTTTGGCGTCATTGACGTTGACGGCCAAAAACTGACCTACGTTGCCTCAGGCACGATTGAAAGCGGTGATCCAGCAAAAGGGCTACCAGAGCGATTAGGGGCCCTCTACGCTGGCGTGAAAGAAGTTCTGGATACCTATCATCCAGAGTCTGCTGCGATTGAGGAAGTCTTCTTAAATGTGAATCCTCGATCTACCCTGATGCTAGGACAAGCCAGAGGAGCAGTGATTGCCACCCTAGTTTCTCAAAAACTTCCTGTAGCCGAGTACAGCGCCTTGAGAGTCAAACAAGCAATCGTAGGTACTGGTCGCGCGGCTAAGCCACAGGTTCAGGAAATGGTGAAACGCCTTCTCAGGCTGAATCGCGCACCAGGAACCGATGCCTCAGATGCGCTGGGCGTTGCTATCTGTGCAGCCCATCATGCGCAAATACCAAAAGCGATTACTGCTGCCACCGCGGCCTTAAACCCCAAGAAACGCACTAAGTAAAAATACACATCACAGGTTAAGATCTCTACATGATTGGTCGCATACAAGGTACTCTCGTTTCCGTTCACCCTCCTCGACTCCTGGTTGATTGTCATGGCATTGGCTATGAGGTAGATGTGCCGATGAGCACTTTGTATCAATTGCCTTCGACTGGCGAAAAAATTACGCTTCTTACACACTTTCAAGTTCGTGAAGATGCGCAGCAACTTTTTGGCTTTGCCACTGAAACTGAACGTGAAGCATTTAGACAACTCATAAAAATTAGTGGTGTTGGCTCCCGTACGGCACTAGCAGTCCTCTCTGGTATGGGCGTTAATGAATTAGCCCAAGCAATTGCGCTCCAAGAGGCTGGTCGACTAACTCAAGTTCCAGGCATAGGCAAGAAAACTGCTGAGCGCCTTTGCCTAGAACTTAAAGGCAAGCTAGCTCCAGACCTTGGCATTACTGGCGGCAAGCCACAAGCAATTGAAGCGAGCAGCGAAGTATTACAAGCGCTCCTGGCGCTGGGCTACTCAGAAAAAGAGGCGTTATTGGCACTCAAACAAATCCCACCAGATACCAGTGTTTCTGATGGCATTCGTATGGGTTTGAAGTACTTATCTAAAGCCTGATCTTAGATAGAAGCAATTCTCAATAAGCACTACACTTGTAGCATGGCAATTCATACCGACGATCTAAGCTCAATTCCTGAAGATATCCCGGAAGGTAACGACCGCATTGTGAGCGGCGCTGCCGGAAACGCAGAGGCTGTATTTGAAAGAGCCTTGCGACCTAAGCAGCTCGACGAGTGCGTTGGACAAACTAAAGCCAGAGCGCAATTAGAAATTTTTATTAGCGCCACAAGAGCACGTCAAGAAGCCTTAGATCACGTCCTACTATTTGGGCCTCCTGGTCTTGGTAAAACAACCCTTGCCCACATCATCGCCAGAGAGCTTGGCGTAAATCTGCGTCAAACCAGCGGACCCGTTTTAGATAGGCCTGGTGACCTCGCAGCTTTACTCACGAATCTAGAAGCAAACGATGTGCTATTTATTGATGAAATTCATCGCCTCTCTCCAGTCGTAGAAGAAATTCTGTACCCTGCACTTGAAGACTACAGCCTAGACATCATGATTGGCGAAGGCCCTGCAGCACGCAGCGTCAAAATTGATCTCAAACCTTTCACACTGATTGGTGCAACTACTCGTGCCGGCATGCTCACTAATCCATTGCGCGATCGCTTTGGCATTGTGGCAAGACTTGAGTTCTATACAACGGAAGAGCTCACTAAGATCATCAACCGCTCTGCCAGCTTGTTAAAGGCGAATATTGATCCAGAAGGATCTATTGAGATTGCGAAGCGTGCGCGCGGTACTCCTCGTATTGCCAACCGCTTATTACGTCGCGTAAGAGACTATGCAGAAGTCAAAGGCACAGGCACGATTACCAAAGCCATGGCTGATGCAGCACTCAAAATGCTAGATGTAGACCCAAGTGGCTTTGATGTTATGGACCGAAAATTACTAGAAGCCATCTTGCATAAATTTGATGGCGGTCCAGTGGGCATTGATAATTTGGCTGCAGCTATTGGCGAAGAGCGCGACACTATTGAAGATGTTCTAGAGCCATACTTGATTCAGCAGGGCTATCTACAAAGAACCTCACGTGGCCGAGTGGCTACTCGCCAAGCTTATGAGCACTTTGGGTTAACGCCACCTAGCGGCAGTGCTAGCTTGGATATTTAAGCTAGCGTCACCTTCGCAAACTTACGTTTGCCAACTTGCACGACGTAAGTACCAGCTTCAATCTTTAACTGCTTATCAGTAATTGTTGCGCCGTCAATCTTTGCACCATTTTGCTCAATATTGCGATTAGCTTCAGACGTTGATGGTGCTAAGCCTGCAGCCTTCAAAAGGCTAGCAATTTGCATTGGTGCACCAGAGAGACTGAGCTCTGGAATGTCATCCGGCACGCCGCCTTTAGCGCGGTGATTAAAGTCTTCTAATGCTTTTTCAGCTGCCGCTTGTGGGTGAAAACGCGCCACGATTTCTTGTGCGAGAAGTACTTTGCAGTCCTTTGGATTACGACCGGCAGCAACCTCTTGTTTCATGAGATCAATTTCAGCCATTGGCCTAAATGAAAGCAATGTGAAGTAATCCCACATCAATTCATCGGAGATGCTCAAAAGCTTGCCAAACATCTCGCCAGCAGGTTCGCTGATGCCAATGTAATTGCCTTTTGACTTGCTCATCTTGTCCACGCCATCTAAACCAACCAGCAGCGGCATTGTCAAAATACATTGAGGCTCTTGGCCATATTCACGCTGGAGCTCACGCCCAACTAAGAGATTAAATTTTTGATCCGTACCGCCGAGCTCTAAATCGCTCTTGAGTGCAACAGAGTCGTAACCTTGCATCAATGGATACAAGAACTCATGTACAGAAATGGGTACGCCACTACGGTAGCGTTTTGTAAAGTCATCGCGCTCTAACATTTGCGCAACGGTATATCGCGCTGCCAACTGAATCATGCCACGTGCACCCAAGGGATCACACCACTTACTGTTGTAGCGCACTTCAGTTTTAGCAGGATCAAGCACCATGCTTGCCTGACGATAGTAGGTCTCAGCGTTGACGGCGATCTCTTCAGCAGTCAAAGGTGGGCGAGTAGCATTGCGGCCGGACGGATCACCAATCATGCTGGTGAAGTCACCAATCAAGAAAATAACGGTATGGCCCAAATCCTGTAGCTGGCGCAATTTATTCAGAACTACCGTATGACCAAGATGAATATCTGGAGCCGTAGGATCTAGACCCAATTTAATTCTGAGCGAGGTATTGGTTGCCTGGCTACGAGCCAACTTCTGAACCCAATCAGCCTCCACCAATAGCTCATCGCAGCCACGTTTAGTGGCCTCGAGTGCCGCAAAGACTTCTGGGGTCAAAGGATATTTTTGTTCTGGTTTAGCCATCATGCTGATTCGGGTTACTGATTCAGTTAAATTAGTAGTTAAATTGCTAAAGCATAATTGTCGCATTCCTGAGAACCACATGAACAAACCCCATTCCCTCTATATCGGCCTCATGTCCGGCACTAGCCTGGACGGGATAGATGCTGTTCTAGCCAAGATTGGTGGCAATGGGGAGGCAACCGCTCTAGAGGCAATCAGCACAGCTTTCTCACCAGAGCTCCGCAAGGCCTTATTTGAGCTTCAAAGTCCTGGCCCCAACGAGCTCCACCGCGAAAAGCAGGCAGGCAATGCGCTAGCCCTAGCTTATGCGGATGCCGTTGAACAGCTCCTGAAAAAGGCCAAACTCCAAGCTTCAGATATTGCTGCTATCGGTGCACACGGCCAAACTATTCGCCATCAACCGCATCTTGGCGATATGGCTTACACCCATCAGACATTAAACCCAGCCCTCTTAGCCGAAAAAACTGGCATTGATGTCATCGCCGATTTTAGAAGTCGCGATTTAGCAGCCGGTGGACATGGCGCACCTTTAGTACCCGCGTTTCATGCACAGCAATTTGTAGAAGATAAAAATTTAGCCATTCTCAATATTGGTGGAATTGCCAATCTCACACTACTTCCCAAGACTGGCAAAGTCACTGGCTTTGATTGTGGCCCTGGAAACATGCTGATGGATGCATAGATACACGAACATCAAGGCAATGCTTTTGATGAGAATGGGCGTTGGGCATTACAAGGCAAAGTTAATGAGGCATTGCTTACAAAAATGCTGGCCGATTCTTTCTTTGCAAAAGCGCCTCCCAAGAGCACCGGTAGAGACGACTTTCACCTGAATTGGCTGCAAGAAAAATTGGGTGGTGAAAATTATCTTTGCGAAGATGTGCAAGCGACCTTGCTACATTTGACAGCGCACTCCGCCCTCGAAGCTTTAGCCCGTCATGCCCCGCAAACCCAGAAGCTGATTGTCTGTGGAGGCGGCGCTCGCAATACTGCCTTGATGAATTTATTCAAAGTCAAAGCACAACATTTTTTAAAGCAGTCTTTAGAAATTACTACTAGCGACTCTGCCGGCATTGATCCACAGCTAGTGGAAGGTCTTGCTTTTGCTTGGCTTGCATGGGCGGCTCACAAAGAAAAACGGCCAGCAAATTTGCCAGCCGTTACGGGAGCCGAAGGGTCCTAGAATTCTAGGCGCTTGCTATCCAGCTTAAGTCGATAAACCTTTCTCTCTTTAAGCAGAGAAAGAGGATCCACAACCACAAGTAGTTTGAGCATTTGGATTCTTAATGACAAACTGTGAGCCATTGATATCTTCTTTGTAATCAATCTCAGCGCCAACTAAATATTGGAAGCTCATTGAATCCACCAATAAAGTAACGCCATTTTTTTCAAAGAGGGTGTCATCTTCATTCACAGCATCATCAAATGTGAAGCCATACTGAAATCCTGAGCAGCCGCCGCCTTGAACAAATACACGCAACTTCAACTCTGGATTACCTTCTTCAGCAATCAAGTCCGCTACTTTTGCAGCAGCGCTATCCGTGAACACCAATGGAGTTGGTGGCTCTGCCAAGTCTTCAGTAGGTTTTGTCGCTAATTCGGTCATGATTTACTCCTAATTCAAAAGGCAATGTCCTATTTTAGGCTTTTAATGTCCAGTTTGCTGAAGGGTCATTACGTCCTGATTACGGTGATACAGCGATCTGGGTAAGGCCTGTAGTCTCTGGCAAGCCAAACATCAGGTTCATGCACTGCACACCTTGGCCTGAAGCACCCTTCACCAAATTGTCTTCAACCACCAAAATAACTAAAGTGTCGCCGCCGCCTGGACGATGAATCGCAATCCGAATGCCATTGCTACCCCGTACAGAACGCGTCTCAGGATGACTACCTGCTGGCATTACATCGACAAACGGCTCATCTTTATAAAAACTCTCGTAAAGCTTTTGGTAGTCAACCTCTTTACCCGCGTCAGTCAAACGAACGTACAAAGTCGAATGAATACCTCTAATCATTGGCGTTAAATGCGGCACAAAGGTCAGGCCAATCTGATCATGGCCAGCAATCGCTTTTAAGCCTTGCTCGATCTCCGGCAAATGACGATGCCCTTTAACGCTGTAGGCTTTGAAGTTGTCACTCGCCTCAGACAGCAGGGTGCCGATCTCGGCCTTACGGCCAGCACCAGAGGTGCCTGACTTGGAATCAGAGATGATGTGCGTACCATCGATTAAATGCTTGCCGCCAGTTGATTTTGGTGACAGCAAAGGTGCGAGGCCAAGCTGCACAGAAGTTGGATAGCAACCCGCCAAACCAACTACGCGAGCCTTCTTAATTGCATCGCGGTTGATCTCTGGCAAACCATAAACCGCTTCAGCCAAAATTTCTGGGCAGCCGTGCTCCATGCCATACCATTTTGCAAACTCTTTAGTGTCTTTCAAACGAAAGTCAGCAGCAAGATCCAAAATCTTCACATTATTAGCAAGCAACTCTTTTGCTTGTGCCATGGCAACGCCATGCGGAGTTGCAAAGAACACAGCATCGCACTCGCTGAGCTTAGCTTCATCAGGCGTCGTAAATTTCAGAGCAACGCGACCACGCAACGATGGAAACATCTCAGCCACTGGCATGCCAGCTTCTGTACGAGAAGTAATTGCAGTGAGCTCTACCTCGGGATGCTGCGCTAATAAACGTAGCAATTCCACTCCGGTATAACCAGTGCCACCTACGATGCCAACTTTAATCATGCCATTCTCCAAAATACCAACAGATGAATTTTATTTCTTTATTACCTAGATTGTAGAAACAAAAAGGGCCGCTTGCGCGACCCTTTCGATAAAACTTAAGCGACTGAAAGAATTAGCGCTTGCTGAACTGCTTACGACGACGCGCGCCGTGCAGACCAACTTTTTTACGCTCAACTTCACGAGCATCGCGAGTTACCAAACCTGCTTTAGACAGGGTTGGCTTCAAAGCGTTGTCGTAGTCGATCAATGCACGAGTAACACCGTGACGAACCGCACCAGCTTGGCCAGTTTCACCGCCACCAGAAACGTTTACTTTGATATCAAAGGTTGTTAAGTGGGCTGTGAGAGCCAAAGGCTGACGAGCGATCATGTGTGATGTTTCACGAGCAAAATATACATCGATAGGCTTACCATTAACAATGATTTCGCCTTTGCCAGATTTAATGAATACGCGCGCAACAGAACTCTTGCGGCGACCAGTACCGTAATTCCAATTTCCGTAATTAATAGCCATTTGGTTTCCTTAAATCTCTAACGCTTTTGGCTGTTGAGCCGCATGCGGATGATTGGCGTCGCCGTAGACTTTTAATTTCTTGATCATGGCATAGCCTAGTGGGCCTTTTGGCAACATACCTTTCACAGCCTTCTCCAAAGCGCGACCTGGGAAACGGTCTTGCATCTTGTCGAAGTTAGTCGAGCTAATACCACCTGGGTATCCGCTGTGACGGTAATAAATCTTGTTCAAGCCTTTAGTGCCTGTGACACGGAGCTTAGAAGAATTGATAACGACAATAAAGTCGCCAGTATCAACGTGTGGGGTGTATTCAGGCTTGTGCTTGCCGCGTAGACGGAGTGCCACTTCACTGGCGACACGACCGAGGACTTTGTCCGTAGCGTCAATCACGAACCATTCATGCACTACCTCATGGGATTTTGCAGAAAAAGTTTTCATGATTTCTCAAATTGTTATGGTCAAAAAAAATTACCCCAACCAAACTACATCCACCTTGGCCCTGCTTATGTTTGCAAGCTCGCAGATTCTGCAATTTAACTGGTACAACAAATTACCGCTGACCGGCTAGGTAATTCAGTAAAGCCTTGAATTGTAACCTAAAAAAACCCAGGAACGAGTCCTGGGTTGGAATCCACCTATGTTTGGGTGGAGGAGACACTGGGAGGTAAGTCGCAGTCTTATACAAATACAAGACTGACTACCAATATAGTTATTCTACACAAACAATATGGTGCAACGCAAGAAAATTGACTAAAATCGATTTTTTGATGTTTTTTGGCTATTTTTATCACCAAACAAAGCGCTGTAAATATTGGTAAACTATTGATAATATTGATTAATTTAGTAAGTTAGGGGTCACTAATATGGATTGTCGAGTATCTTGGTTGGGTAATGGCGGAATGGCTTTTTCAGCTGAAACTGGCAGTGGCCACCTCGTAAATATGGATGGAGCCCCTGAAGCGGGCGGAAGAAACCTGGCCCCAAGGCCAATGGAGCTGCTTTTAGCCGGCGCAGGCGGTTGCTCTGCATTTGATGTGGTTTTAATCCTACAGAGGGCTCGCCAGGCCATTAATGGCTGCGAAGTGGTCCTTCAGGCCGAACGGGGTACTGAAGACCCCAAAGTCTTCACTAAGATCAATTTGCACTTTATTGTCAAAGGGAAAAATCTTGACCAGGCAAAAGTAGATCGCGCGGTGAAGCTTTCTCATGAAAAGTATTGCTCAGCAACCACTATGTTGGCTAAAACTGCAGAACTGACTTACAGCGTCGAAATCGTTTCAGAATAAGTGCAGAGTCAATCGATAAGCCGGATTCTGTCGCCTAGATTTGCATCTAGGGGCAATCATTCCTCTAGGCCGGCAGTTACCTGACGGCTCAAGCTCCCTACCCGCAGACTCAGCGGGACGCCTCATCGCCTGCTTACTTGAGATTGCTCCAGGTGGAGGTTACCGCGTTTCACCGTAACTAAATACGCTCGTCTCTGTGGCCCTATTCCTCACGTCGCCGTGGATGGCCGTTAGCCACATCACCCTTCCCTATGGAGTCCGGACTTTCCTCCCCCTCAATAAAGAGGCGGCGATTGCCCAATTGACTCTGCGCCTGCAGTCTAACGCAGTCAGGACAATTTGACCAAGAAAGCAATGATTTGAGTATTTAAACGAGTGACCAAGCAATCGTTTCGCCAGCACGAAGCGGAACAATAGTGGCATCGCCTAACGGCAATTCTGCGGGGATGTTTTGAGCTTGCTTTGCCAAGGTAATAGTTTTGCTATTGCGTGGCAGAGAATAAAAATCAGGGCCGAAGAAACTAGCAAAACCTTCTAACTTATCAAGCTTGCCAACACTCTCAAACGCTTCGGCATATAAACCCAATGCGTTAAATGCACTGTAACAACCCGCGCAACCACAAGCAGCCTCTTTAGCACCTTTCGCATGAGGCGCGCTATCGGTTCCCAGGAAGAAACGAGGGCTTCCGCTAGTGGCTACCTCTAATAATGCAACGCGATGTTCTTCGCGTTTGAGTACTGGCAAACAATAATTATGCGGACGAATACCGCCAGCAAAAATCGCATTGCGGTTCATCAGCAAATGCTGAGGAGTAATCGTGGCTGCTATGGAATTTTTTCCGTCAGTAACCACATCACGAACAAAGTGGGCAGCCTGCTTAGTGGTGATGTGCTCAAAGACAATTTTGAGTTCAGGAAATTTTTTACGTAACGGCTCTAACACCGTATCTATAAATACAGCCTCGCGATCAAAAATATCAATCTCAGAGCTGGTTACCTCGCCATGCACCAAGAGCGGTATACTGACAGCTTGCATCGCCTCTAGAGCTGCATGGCAATGCTTCAGGTCACTAACGCCAGCGTCACTATTTGTAGTTGCGCCCGCTGGATACAACTTAAACCCTACAATGCCTGCAGCCTTAGCCTTACGAACCTCATCCGCAGATGTGTTGTCAGTGAGGTACAGCGTCATCAAAGGAGTAAAACTACTTACTCCCAACGACTTTAAATTCGATTCAATACGTGCTTGGTAGGCCTTAGCTAAATCGACAGTTGTCACTGGTGGCCT
Above is a window of Polynucleobacter necessarius DNA encoding:
- the erpA gene encoding iron-sulfur cluster insertion protein ErpA, with amino-acid sequence MTELATKPTEDLAEPPTPLVFTDSAAAKVADLIAEEGNPELKLRVFVQGGGCSGFQYGFTFDDAVNEDDTLFEKNGVTLLVDSMSFQYLVGAEIDYKEDINGSQFVIKNPNAQTTCGCGSSFSA
- a CDS encoding OsmC family protein translates to MDCRVSWLGNGGMAFSAETGSGHLVNMDGAPEAGGRNLAPRPMELLLAGAGGCSAFDVVLILQRARQAINGCEVVLQAERGTEDPKVFTKINLHFIVKGKNLDQAKVDRAVKLSHEKYCSATTMLAKTAELTYSVEIVSE
- the tyrS gene encoding tyrosine--tRNA ligase, whose translation is MMAKPEQKYPLTPEVFAALEATKRGCDELLVEADWVQKLARSQATNTSLRIKLGLDPTAPDIHLGHTVVLNKLRQLQDLGHTVIFLIGDFTSMIGDPSGRNATRPPLTAEEIAVNAETYYRQASMVLDPAKTEVRYNSKWCDPLGARGMIQLAARYTVAQMLERDDFTKRYRSGVPISVHEFLYPLMQGYDSVALKSDLELGGTDQKFNLLVGRELQREYGQEPQCILTMPLLVGLDGVDKMSKSKGNYIGISEPAGEMFGKLLSISDELMWDYFTLLSFRPMAEIDLMKQEVAAGRNPKDCKVLLAQEIVARFHPQAAAEKALEDFNHRAKGGVPDDIPELSLSGAPMQIASLLKAAGLAPSTSEANRNIEQNGAKIDGATITDKQLKIEAGTYVVQVGKRKFAKVTLA
- the rplM gene encoding 50S ribosomal protein L13 translates to MKTFSAKSHEVVHEWFVIDATDKVLGRVASEVALRLRGKHKPEYTPHVDTGDFIVVINSSKLRVTGTKGLNKIYYRHSGYPGGISSTNFDKMQDRFPGRALEKAVKGMLPKGPLGYAMIKKLKVYGDANHPHAAQQPKALEI
- the ruvB gene encoding Holliday junction branch migration DNA helicase RuvB, with amino-acid sequence MAIHTDDLSSIPEDIPEGNDRIVSGAAGNAEAVFERALRPKQLDECVGQTKARAQLEIFISATRARQEALDHVLLFGPPGLGKTTLAHIIARELGVNLRQTSGPVLDRPGDLAALLTNLEANDVLFIDEIHRLSPVVEEILYPALEDYSLDIMIGEGPAARSVKIDLKPFTLIGATTRAGMLTNPLRDRFGIVARLEFYTTEELTKIINRSASLLKANIDPEGSIEIAKRARGTPRIANRLLRRVRDYAEVKGTGTITKAMADAALKMLDVDPSGFDVMDRKLLEAILHKFDGGPVGIDNLAAAIGEERDTIEDVLEPYLIQQGYLQRTSRGRVATRQAYEHFGLTPPSGSASLDI
- the rpsI gene encoding 30S ribosomal protein S9; this encodes MAINYGNWNYGTGRRKSSVARVFIKSGKGEIIVNGKPIDVYFARETSHMIARQPLALTAHLTTFDIKVNVSGGGETGQAGAVRHGVTRALIDYDNALKPTLSKAGLVTRDAREVERKKVGLHGARRRKQFSKR
- the argC gene encoding N-acetyl-gamma-glutamyl-phosphate reductase, with the protein product MIKVGIVGGTGYTGVELLRLLAQHPEVELTAITSRTEAGMPVAEMFPSLRGRVALKFTTPDEAKLSECDAVFFATPHGVAMAQAKELLANNVKILDLAADFRLKDTKEFAKWYGMEHGCPEILAEAVYGLPEINRDAIKKARVVGLAGCYPTSVQLGLAPLLSPKSTGGKHLIDGTHIISDSKSGTSGAGRKAEIGTLLSEASDNFKAYSVKGHRHLPEIEQGLKAIAGHDQIGLTFVPHLTPMIRGIHSTLYVRLTDAGKEVDYQKLYESFYKDEPFVDVMPAGSHPETRSVRGSNGIRIAIHRPGGGDTLVILVVEDNLVKGASGQGVQCMNLMFGLPETTGLTQIAVSP